From the Daucus carota subsp. sativus chromosome 8, DH1 v3.0, whole genome shotgun sequence genome, one window contains:
- the LOC108197550 gene encoding pre-mRNA cleavage factor Im 25 kDa subunit 1 isoform X1: protein MNNSQLFNYTHGSSTSTDDGSQVEAIKIYGLSNYYFYSKPAPPLKNQTLEERISCLKTRYDVCGIRTCVEAVILVELSKTPQLLLLQLRNSTYKLPGGRLRPGESDIEGLKRKLTNKLSVHSDGILPDWEVGECLGRWWRVGFETLLLPYLPPNVRSPKECRKIFLVKLPERQKFTVPKTHKLLAVPLSQLHENHEIYGPVISGVPQLLSKFPIETASR, encoded by the exons ATGAATAATTCACAGCTTTTTAACTACACTCATGGAAGCTCTACTAGTACTGATGATGGGTCTCAAGTAGAAGCAATAAAGATATATGGGCTTAGCAACTATTACTTCTATTCGAAACCAGCTCCTCCTTTGAAAAACCAAACCTTAGAGGAACGTATCTCTTGTCTTAAGACAAG GTATGATGTTTGTGGGATTAGGACTTGCGTGGAGGCTGTGATTCTG GTTGAACTCTCCAAAACTCCCCAGTTATTGTTGTTGCAATTAAGGAACTCCACATATAAGCTTCCAGGTGGTCGTTTACGACCAGGTGAATCAG ATATCGAAGGCTTGAAGCGTAAGCTTACAAACAAGTTGTCTGTTCATTCTGATGGTATTCTTCCTGATTGGGAG GTAGGAGAATGCCTTGGCAGGTGGTGGAGGGTTGGCTTCGAAACATTGTTGTTACCGTACCTGCCACCTAATGTTAGAAGTCCCAAG GAATGCAGAAAAATCTTTCTTGTCAAGTTGCCAGAAAGGCAGAAGTTCACTGTACCAAAAACCCACAAGTTGCTTGCGGTTCCCTTGTCCCAACTTCATGAAAACCACGAA ATATATGGACCAGTAATATCAGGAGTTCCCCAGCTGCTATCAAAATTCCCTATTGAAACTGCGAGTCGCTAA
- the LOC108197550 gene encoding pre-mRNA cleavage factor Im 25 kDa subunit 1 isoform X2: MNNSQLFNYTHGSSTSTDDGSQVEAIKIYGLSNYYFYSKPAPPLKNQTLEERISCLKTRYDVCGIRTCVEAVILVELSKTPQLLLLQLRNSTYKLPGGRLRPDIEGLKRKLTNKLSVHSDGILPDWEVGECLGRWWRVGFETLLLPYLPPNVRSPKECRKIFLVKLPERQKFTVPKTHKLLAVPLSQLHENHEIYGPVISGVPQLLSKFPIETASR; this comes from the exons ATGAATAATTCACAGCTTTTTAACTACACTCATGGAAGCTCTACTAGTACTGATGATGGGTCTCAAGTAGAAGCAATAAAGATATATGGGCTTAGCAACTATTACTTCTATTCGAAACCAGCTCCTCCTTTGAAAAACCAAACCTTAGAGGAACGTATCTCTTGTCTTAAGACAAG GTATGATGTTTGTGGGATTAGGACTTGCGTGGAGGCTGTGATTCTG GTTGAACTCTCCAAAACTCCCCAGTTATTGTTGTTGCAATTAAGGAACTCCACATATAAGCTTCCAGGTGGTCGTTTACGACCAG ATATCGAAGGCTTGAAGCGTAAGCTTACAAACAAGTTGTCTGTTCATTCTGATGGTATTCTTCCTGATTGGGAG GTAGGAGAATGCCTTGGCAGGTGGTGGAGGGTTGGCTTCGAAACATTGTTGTTACCGTACCTGCCACCTAATGTTAGAAGTCCCAAG GAATGCAGAAAAATCTTTCTTGTCAAGTTGCCAGAAAGGCAGAAGTTCACTGTACCAAAAACCCACAAGTTGCTTGCGGTTCCCTTGTCCCAACTTCATGAAAACCACGAA ATATATGGACCAGTAATATCAGGAGTTCCCCAGCTGCTATCAAAATTCCCTATTGAAACTGCGAGTCGCTAA